gacgttcatcaagagaaaaaatccgaagggagcttggctctcctctctcgcgcacgaaagatcggtaaaaggaatctaaaaaaatcatcatcttgattattcggcggaacatctttttcactactacacttgcaagtgttacTTCACACGTCGAAAtttgacctgtcacattttgtagatgggcaatgtgtgtaaacaaagtgaaataaatatttttaagtggtgctaacaaggaaattcacaaaaaatcatcagcagattgattttcttggagattttctttttcgtgatttgcctcctctctctttcgcgggtgaagaaagttcgcaagcgaaattgatttttttgcgattattccatccctggaaAGGACTGACGCCTTAGCCCGCTTGGCCATCAGatcgatgaaaaatggaaaggataaacgcatatgggtcattccatctgaagcggaacagcatttgaaaattaccctctccgatcctgctcaaatttggcagggctgttgatactatcaaaacatgcaagaatcccgaatttcatccaaatcggaccaccccctccatttttgtacctccccaaaaaatcgactttttggcgatttttgaccaaacctcctagtttcaaacgacgataactcaggaaccacaaatcttagagggtcggtcttagactcaattttgaaggaaattggacgtagaatccatttccgtgatcaaaatgatgattaatttattatttctacctgtattgcgcaattcaaAACTATAAACGgttgtatctcaaaacaccccaacttatttttttttatttgacctcaccattgtgtttcccggccaattttacataagaatcacttatcgacagaaatgaatatgtttcgttccagagatatcgaattttaaagttttgtgttttcgagattacctacatcagcttcattcgccgcatctgctagaagcacacaggcgggctgatcaataactgctacctggtcatttattaaaataatatttcatcataaataatctttatcaaattgggccAAAATTGACTGtgtaacactgtaggaaactggagttgaatcacgaatgtttatctgctcaaaaaaaaaaaaatgaatgaagtgaatttctgtgctaacccacaggacagagcaatgacgacacacagtaaagggcagaaacGCGGTTACAGCCGGAGTCTGcttgtccttcttccatgctggcggcttcagcttggacgcctgctgcctcgactggatgaactgcgcacgtttgggacagctgcggtccagaccctcgtgggatCCAACTCCTTCAAactggtgtgccccttggggaagagcacgatgaaaggcgtctcatcaatggcgggaagctgctgcttccgcctgatggcgtgtactgccaagacgtccagctgatgttccgtcttgagcagctccttgacgtaatccggttccgcgttcgggagacctcgcattactacccggtgcggtctcgcactgcgctttccgtgcgtatagaactgcaccttgttcttcttcaggtgagcttgcaccgtgtcgaagtcgtcgctcgagaagcacgtaattttggtgccgtaccgcgtcagtttgtgttccggctggacatcacatgtcgacatcaccttcgcaaggcgggtgaaactcgtttctttcaccaccagcggcggctgcttcttctcccctGCCGACTTGCCGGGTGCTGGTACCTCGGGggtggttttttctgctgctgggttcgcattgttgttgttgttgctcttctccgctagcgggctgaacttgttgttgctgagcagcttctccacttcctggccattgccgtcgttgatctcctcctaagccttcctgcgccgaaccttgatcacgggacgaaattcgcccccgtcctctcctcctccttcggagtcttccacttccatgcccgtcgccgcctgcgttttgggttggaacccgtccggtttctcccacacacttttcttcatggccgcgttccagtagaacggccttccatcctcagccctatgctccgtccactcactctccgccgtcgcggccgccgccatggccgtcggcgaaagttaaaaaaaacaccgtcaaaaacgcgctcaAAGGAAACACGTCTGCTCTGAGCAAGCTGTCAAACTGGAAtgaaagtgtcaataataaactataataataataataaagcaggttttggggtttttgctgaatggcactattttgctaccgcccatgatgaaggccctagtcatggcctcggaggtactctaaaacggttagcaacacgtaaaataacccaataaatattcctttcacaaaaatagattgatcaaggtaggggaacagcatctaattccagcgttcctctaatgttgccataaaagcgctttggcattcaattacagctgattagaagcgttttcaactgaaattgagtgataaatagctcaataagaagtgaacaagcaagtttctatcaaaagttttgcaaaatttgttgtttaaatagtgaaaatgagcaaattggacgaaactaggagcgaggacttaacctgccaaacatacgagaatttcccctattagccatttgaataaatatttgcgtaaaattataaaaattaaaattaaattagtcatctcccagaacaccaggtagcagttattgatcagcccgcctgtgtgcttctagcagatgcggcgaatgaagctgatgtaggtaatctcgaaaacacaaaactttaaaattcgatatctctggaacgaaacatattcatttctgtcgataagtgattcttatgtaaaattggccggggaacacgatggtgaggtcaaataaaaaaaaataagttggggtgttttgagatacggccgtttataGTTttgaattgcgcaatacaggtagaaataataaattaatcatcattttgatcacggaaatggattctacgtccaatttccttcaaaattgagtctaagaccgaccctctaagatttgtggttcctgagctatcgccgtttgaaaataggggtttcgctcaaaaatcgccaaaaagttgattttttgggagggtacaaaaatggaggggatggtccgatttggatgaaattcgggattcttgcatgttttgatagcctctatagctctgccaaatttgagcagaatcggagatggtaattttcaagttctgttccgcttcagatggaatgacccatataacaAATCTGCGTCAACTTACCATGCCAAACACCTCAAGTTTTGCTGTCACTTGCAAAAGAGGCCATAGCAGAGCTCCTAAAAACACtagaaaacttgattttaaccaCATTGCGGTATCTTATATGGGAAGGTTTTCGATCTACACACTGCAGTCGCAGCTCATAGACTGATTGGAATTACCAGAATattctctcaaaaaaaaaatcgaattattttCGTCAAAGTTGAATTGAATAATGTATTTACGTCATTGAAAAAGTGAAACTGTGTGAATTGAATTGTGCGAGATTTTGTTGGTGCACCTGAATAAACCCATCTTTTACGCAAACCGTAGCGATATCGATGGAACCATGagtatttcagaaattttctagttttatttaCTTATTGATTTTCAGAGCTTGGATTGACACTAGGGCTGCACTTTTTGTACTAGTTACTTTATTAAAATGTACGCTAAAATGTGCAAAACGGTTTTACTATAATTTTACTCAAAACAGAAGTCAGTCTGAATCAACCAAATCGCCGTTCGTTGTACCGCTTCAGGTACAGCTTGTGACAGTCAGCTCGGTCCAGGTTGGTGCGCACCTGCTGCGGATACACCCGGCGTCGTGACAACCCCGACATCATGATCGTCTCATTCGGCAGCATTCCGGTGACCTGCTCCGTCAGATTCGTCAAGTATGGTAGAACGCTGTTGAACTCGCCGACTGCCTGGGTAACGTTGGACGAAATTGTGACTGCCGTTGAGTTCTACCATTGATTAGTAAGAAATTAGTTGAAAATCTAGGGAAACTCGCAGAATTTGTACCGAATTGATCAGACTACTAGCTGCAATGGCTGTTTTGTTGAGAAGTTTGAAGAAACTGTCCAAATTTTCGGTGAAAATTGCCCCACAAGTGTACGTCTGGCTTGGATCCGGAAGGGCCAAGCTCGTGTTGCCCGGAATGTACGATTCAATGAGTTTAAGTTCACTCGAAAGCGAGCCGAGCGtgtacaaaatttttgagggaTCTATGTAGGTTGGgtccatttttttgagtgttatGTTTAATATCTGGTTCAAAGCGTTATCCAAAGGACCAAACGTCCACTTTGCCGCTAAAATTCCCAGCGTGattatgttgttgttgttggtacgTTTCTAAAAGAATGAAATTATTACAAATGTCGGAgaaatattttcgaacaattcttACATAGGCAAGTGCCAAGTCGCGGTCTCTGGCAATAATTTCTTTCGACTGGTTTGCAAAAAAAGCTAACTGACCACTGAAAATTTCCGGAGAAATTGCGCTATCTTGAGAGAACGACTGAATATTCAAAGTAACATTGCCTGGATTTGGAATTCCGAAAGCAATCGGAAGACCATCAAGAATGCTCACAGCCGGTGCAGGGGTCGTCACACCGTACCTGGTGTTGTTGGTAATCGTCACGATTTGCTCCGCCATCGGGCTTAGCATACTTAGCCAAACTATCAGTCCGATTTTAAACGAAGCAGAAACATCATTCACATAATCCAGAGGCTGTCAAAATGATTCGTATCGTCGTTTTAATCAGTTATTAACAAAATAAGAAAGACCATCAAAACCTACCATGGTAAGGATACTAAATTCAAAGTAACCCtacagaaaagaaaagaaaaaagggTTAAATGATTTTAGTACAGCAGCGCAATACAACCAACCCAACTATAAGTGGTAAGCCTGAGCCCAGAGAAATAAGATTTCGTCACGTTGTCCATCAGTGTTGCCAGCGTGGCCAAATTACTGCTCATTGTCGCAGGATTAGTGTAATCGATGTTTGAATCAGTCTGGGTGAGGGACACGTTCAgctttaatgaaaaaagaagaaatgttttt
This is a stretch of genomic DNA from Culex pipiens pallens isolate TS chromosome 1, TS_CPP_V2, whole genome shotgun sequence. It encodes these proteins:
- the LOC120423332 gene encoding uncharacterized protein LOC120423332; the protein is MWIKLCFVAFLSAFLLPNTTVAQLEVFNMLNVSLTQTDSNIDYTNPATMSSNLATLATLMDNVTKSYFSGLRLTTYSWGYFEFSILTMPLDYVNDVSASFKIGLIVWLSMLSPMAEQIVTITNNTRYGVTTPAPAVSILDGLPIAFGIPNPGNVTLNIQSFSQDSAISPEIFSGQLAFFANQSKEIIARDRDLALAYKRTNNNNIITLGILAAKWTFGPLDNALNQILNITLKKMDPTYIDPSKILYTLGSLSSELKLIESYIPGNTSLALPDPSQTYTCGAIFTENLDSFFKLLNKTAIAASSLINSNSTAVTISSNVTQAVGEFNSVLPYLTNLTEQVTGMLPNETIMMSGLSRRRVYPQQVRTNLDRADCHKLYLKRYNERRFG